The following DNA comes from bacterium.
AAGTACAGCCTTGGTGGAAGATGGGGCATTGCTTGGGGAAGTTTGGCTGGCCACCCCGGCCAATCACTCTCAGAAACTGCTTGGGGCTGTGGCAAGGCTCATGGAGCTAAGCGCAACTTCAGCAGAGAATTTGGATGGTGTGGCCGTGGGGTTGGGGCCCGGATCCTTCACTGGAGTGAGGGTTGCTCTCTCTACAGCCAAGGGACTGGCCTTTGGGCTTGGGATACCCCTGGTGGGGATACCCACCCTGGAGGCCCTGGCGGCCGGGGTATCACACTGTCAGCATCTTGTGTGTCCCATGGTGGATGCAAGAGGCGAGAGGGTATTTACAGGCCTTTTCAGAATCGGGCAGGGTTCCATCCAAAAGGTTCGAGAGGAAGGACTGCGGGAGTTGGTACCGTGGGTCTTGGGGCTTAATGAGCCCGTGCTCTTTGTGGGAGATGGAGCCATAGCATACCGCCAGCTGATCCAGAATTTCCTTGGAGATTTGGCCAAGTTCGTTCCTGTGGAATACAGCCTCCCCAGAGCCTCCAGCGTAGCAAGATTGGGTGAAGGCAGACTCAGAAGGGGGGATAAGGATGACATAGATCTCCTGGCTCCCAGATATGCCCAAGAGGCCAAGGCAGTAAGGGACATGGCTTGCTCTGGGGAAAGCCCAGTGGCAAGATGATCTGTGTCTGCAGGCCCCCAAACCTTATTCAAAACATTGACAATACTGGCTCAGTAGTTTATATTTTTTGGACTTCTCCTGGCAGGGTAGCCTGATGGAGCCAAGGGACATGAAGCTCATCCAGGAGCTCCTCCCCCAAGATGAGGAGCTTAGAAGGCTGGTGGAGGAACACCAGGCCTTTGAGAGGGAGCTGGAGCGTTTTTCCAACAAGAGGTACCTGACACCCGCAGAGGAGTTGGAGAAAAAACGCATTCAAAAGCTGAAATTGGCCGGAAAGGATAGGATAGAGTCCATTCTGTCCTCTTACAGAAAGAGACTCCATCAGGAGGAGTCAGGGAAGTAGTCCGATAGTTTTCCACCCAGGTGGGAAAATAGTTTGCCATCAAAGGAGATCTCATGGGAGTAAGGATAAGACTTGCCAGGATGGGAGGAAAGAAGAAGCCCTTTTACCGGATTGTGGTGGCCGACTCGGAAAGTCCCAGAGACGGCAGATTCATAGATCAGATCGGCTACTATGATCCCAAACCAGATCCCATTGTGCTGCATTTGGATGCTCAGAAGGCGGACTTCTGGCTAAAAAAAGGTGCAAAACCTACTGAGGTCGTGAATCAGTTGATAAAGAAGGTGCGCTCTTCCCAGTACTCCACCCAGGCATGACCCGGGTGCCATGCCATTAGACGGAAGTCAACTCCACGATCCCTTGGGAGGTGCTCATGGAGGTAAACCTGAAGGAGCTGGTCCGCTATATGGCTGAAGCCCTGGTGGATTATCCAGACCGGGTGGAGGTAACCGAAGTGGAAGGCTCCACCACCTCTGTGATCGAGTTGAAGGTGGCCAAGGAGGATTTGGGCAAGGTGATAGGCAAGCAGGGCAGGACGGCCAGGGCCATGCGAACGATTCTAAGTGCAGTGTCCACCAAGCTTAGGAAAAGGGCGGTCCTGGAGATCATAGAGTGAGCCTCCAAAGATGGAGAAAAGACTGTGGTTGGCCGTAGGGGTGGTCAAAAAACCCCATGGTGTCAAGGGCAAGATCAGTGTAACCCCTCTTTCCCAGGCACCTGAAGTCTTTTCTTGCCTAAAAGAGGTGCTTGTAGGCGAGACTCCCCCAGAAGCTAAAGCTCACCGAGTCATCCGAGTCCAATTCATGAACAAGGCTGTGTTGCTCCAACTGGAGGACTTTGACCTGGAGCAGGCTACGGGTTCTGTGGGTTCTTTGCTGTGGGTGAGAAGGGAGCAACTTCCCCCTCTGGAGCAAGGGGAATACTACTATCAGGATCTTGTGGGAATGAAAGTGGTCAGTTCCGAGGGGGAGCATCTGGGCTTGGTTGAAGGGGTCATGGAAACCGGGGATTCCCAGGTCTTGGTTTGTAGGAAAGGGCAAAGGGAGCTATTGATTCCATTTTTGCACGGAGTGATAAAGCAGGTGGACGAGCAAGAGGGAATGCTCCTGGTGGATCTACCTCAGGGCTTGGAGTGAGAAGTGGAGTTCCATGTTCTTACCATCTTCCCGGGAATGTTTGAGTCTCCTTTTAAGTGGGGAGTGGTGGCCCGGGCCATGGATCGTTGCCTGGTGCGCATGAGAGTGCACGACCTGAGAGAATACGGCTGCGGTCCTCATAACTCCACAGACGATTACCCCTACGGGGGAGGCGGCGGGATGGTCATGAGGCCTGAACCCCTGTTCTTGGCAGTGGAAGCTGCCAGAAATGAAGGTGCAAAGGGACCGGTGATTCTCCTCAGTCCTCAGGGAGAGATCCTGAAACAGTCCCTGGCCAGGGAGCTGGCAGGTTTGCCGGGGATGATACTGATTTGCGGTCGCTATGAAGGGGTAGATGAAAGGGTTAGAAGCGCATTGGTGGATCGTGAGATCTCCATAGGGGACTACATATTGAGCGGCGGGGAACTGGCAGCCATGGTTCTCATGGATGTGGTGGCCAGGCTGGTGGAGGGCGTGGTGGGCAACGAGGAATCCATCCTAAGAGAATCCTTTGAAGAGGGCATACTCGAGTATCCACATTATACCCGACCCAAGGTCTTCAGGGGCATGGAGGTGCCCCAGGTGTTGCTATCAGGAGATCACGCTGCCATAGCCAGATGGAGGCGCAAAGAGGCCTTGAGACAAACCCTTAGAAGACGTCCGGAACTCCTGGATGGGGCAGTTCTCAGCCAGGAGGACCGAGCCATGCTGGAGTCGCTGAGGCTTGAAGAAGGGATCCCAAGAGGTGGTTGAGAAATTGCAAGGGGGTGATGGACTCAAGAATTTCCATCTCTTTGTGGCTTTGATACATTATCCAGTGTACAATCGTACGGGCCAGGTGGTGGCAACGGCCATAACCAATCTGGATGTACATGATCTGGCAAGGGCCACGTTGACTTACGGTGGGGAGGCGGTATTCAT
Coding sequences within:
- the trmD gene encoding tRNA (guanosine(37)-N1)-methyltransferase TrmD, whose amino-acid sequence is MEFHVLTIFPGMFESPFKWGVVARAMDRCLVRMRVHDLREYGCGPHNSTDDYPYGGGGGMVMRPEPLFLAVEAARNEGAKGPVILLSPQGEILKQSLARELAGLPGMILICGRYEGVDERVRSALVDREISIGDYILSGGELAAMVLMDVVARLVEGVVGNEESILRESFEEGILEYPHYTRPKVFRGMEVPQVLLSGDHAAIARWRRKEALRQTLRRRPELLDGAVLSQEDRAMLESLRLEEGIPRGG
- the rimM gene encoding ribosome maturation factor RimM (Essential for efficient processing of 16S rRNA), whose translation is MEKRLWLAVGVVKKPHGVKGKISVTPLSQAPEVFSCLKEVLVGETPPEAKAHRVIRVQFMNKAVLLQLEDFDLEQATGSVGSLLWVRREQLPPLEQGEYYYQDLVGMKVVSSEGEHLGLVEGVMETGDSQVLVCRKGQRELLIPFLHGVIKQVDEQEGMLLVDLPQGLE
- the tsaB gene encoding tRNA (adenosine(37)-N6)-threonylcarbamoyltransferase complex dimerization subunit type 1 TsaB, coding for MRVLGIESSTVAASTALVEDGALLGEVWLATPANHSQKLLGAVARLMELSATSAENLDGVAVGLGPGSFTGVRVALSTAKGLAFGLGIPLVGIPTLEALAAGVSHCQHLVCPMVDARGERVFTGLFRIGQGSIQKVREEGLRELVPWVLGLNEPVLFVGDGAIAYRQLIQNFLGDLAKFVPVEYSLPRASSVARLGEGRLRRGDKDDIDLLAPRYAQEAKAVRDMACSGESPVAR
- the rpsP gene encoding 30S ribosomal protein S16, whose protein sequence is MGVRIRLARMGGKKKPFYRIVVADSESPRDGRFIDQIGYYDPKPDPIVLHLDAQKADFWLKKGAKPTEVVNQLIKKVRSSQYSTQA
- a CDS encoding KH domain-containing protein is translated as MEVNLKELVRYMAEALVDYPDRVEVTEVEGSTTSVIELKVAKEDLGKVIGKQGRTARAMRTILSAVSTKLRKRAVLEIIE
- a CDS encoding DUF465 domain-containing protein yields the protein MEPRDMKLIQELLPQDEELRRLVEEHQAFERELERFSNKRYLTPAEELEKKRIQKLKLAGKDRIESILSSYRKRLHQEESGK